CCTCAACGAGAACTACCTTCACCTCGCCGAGAAGGCCGGAGCGGTCATCCACCCGATGACCTCCGTCGTCGCGATCACGGACGACCCGGAGGGCGGCTACCACGTCAGCACCGTCCCGACCGACCGCCGCAAGAAGGCCGGGCCCAGGCTGCTGCGCGCCCGCAAGGTGGTCGTCGCGGCGGGTACGTACGGAACGCAGACCCTGCTGCACACCATGAAGGACCAGGGGCTGCTGCCCCGGCTCTCGGACCGGCTCGGCGAGCTGACCCGCACCAACTCCGAGGCACTCGTCGGCTCGCAGACCACCGACCGCCGCTACCGCAAGAAGCACGGCACCCCGAAGGCCGACTTCACCCAGGGTGTCGCGATCACCTCCTCGATCCACCCCGACGACAACACCCACATCGAACCGGTCCGCTACGGCAAGGGCTCCAACGCGATGGGCTTCCTGACCATCGTCCAGGTGCCGTACGGCGGCCGCCGGGTGCTGGGCTGGCTCGGCAACATGGTCAAGCACCCCACCCTCGCCGTGCGGGCGCTCTCCAACCGCCGCTGGTCGGAGCGGACCATCATCGGCCTCGTCATGCAGTCGCTGGACAACTCCCTGACGACGTACCGCAAACCGGGCGGCCTGGGCAAGGGCCTGCTCACCGCCAGGCAGGGCCACGGCGCGCCCAACCCGACGCAGATCGAGGAGGCCACGCGCGGCGCCTCACTGATCGCCGACGAGATCAACGGCTTCCCCGGCTCGAACATCGGCGAGCTGATGGGCACCCCGCTCACCGCGCACTTCCTCGGCGGCTGCCCCATCGGCGCGAGCGCCGAGGAAGGGGTGATAGACCCGTACCACCGGCTGTACGGACACCCGGGCATCTCGGTGGTCGACGGCGCGGCGGTCTCCGCGAACCTCGGCGTCAACCCGTCGCTGACCATCACCGCACAGGCCGAGCGGGCGATGTCCTTCTGGCCCAACAAGGGCGAGGCGGACCCGCGTCCGGCGCAGGGCGAGGCGTACGAGCGGCTGGCCGCGGTCGAGCCGCAGGCACCGGCGGTGCCGAAGGAGGCCTTCGGCGCGCTGAAACTGCCGTTCCTCGGGCTGCCGGCCGTCCCGCCCAAGTGCGCGGACAAGTAGCGGACAAGCAGCAGGACAGCAGAAGGGGCTGCACCCCCCTCCGAGTGCAGCCCCTCCATGCTTACGGTGACGAGACGCCTTACGCGTCGGTGTCACCGTTCCTGCGGCGCCGCACGATGAACATCGCGCCTGCGCCGAGCACTACGGCCGCGCCGCCCGCGGTGGCGAACACCGGCACCGCGGAGGACGAACCCGTCTCCGCGAGGGCGCCGGAGACCCGGCCCGTCGGGTTGTCGGCCGGCCTGGTGGACGGGACCGGGACGCTGCCGCCGGTCTGCGGCTTCGAGCCGCTGTCGCCGGACTTCACGATCTTGAACTTGTACGCGACGTCGCTGACGCCCGCGCAGTCCTTGTCGCCCACGTAGAAACCGACGCCGAGGGTGAACGCGGCACCCAGCGGAGCGGTCGCCTCCACCCGCAGGCGCATCGGGATGTCGACCTCGTGGCCCGCCGGGATCTCGTCGGACCGGCCGACGTAGCCGATGGTCCGGCCGTCCTCGTCGAGCTTCTGCCATGTGCGGGTGTCCGGGTCGAGGAACTGCAGGCCGACCTGGTTCGACTTGAAGAGGTAGTCCTCGCCCGCGTAGGCGCTGGAGGCACCGGCAAAGTAGTCGATCGACTTCACGGTGGTCTTCGAGGAGTTGTAGACGTTCATCTTGAAGGTGTGCCAGCCACTGCCCCGGGCGATATTGCCGGGCAGGCCGTTGACGGAGATCTCCAGGTCGGACTTCTCGCAGTCCGTCTGCTCCTCCGGAACCGGCGGGGAGGAGGGCGGGCCGACCGAATCGCTGGGCGTCACGCTCGTGGAAGCGGCGGGGGCCACGGCGGTGTCCGGCTCCGGTGCCGTGCCGGTGGTGGCTGCGCCGGTGGTGGCGGAGCAGGTCGGCTCGGCCTCTGCCGTCGGCTCCGCATCCGTCGAGGCGGTCCCGGTCGATGTGGGTGACGCACTGGAACCCGTCCCCGGCGTCGGTGTCCCGGCGAACGCGGCCGGGGCAGTCAGGACCGCGACAGGGACGATCACTGCCGTGGCGGCGGCGAGCGCCATGGCGCGGCGAAGCTTCATGACGGCCTCGAAGGTCCGGCGTACCGCCGTGGGCGGTACGGAAGAGCGGGACGGGCCCGCCGTGCCGGGGCACGGGCGGGATGGGTGGTTCCGCATGATTGACCCGCGGTCGGCCGCAATGGTTGCGCGGATACTCACAGAACCTTTATGTGACGCCACTCACGTTTCTCTCCGTGCCCAATCCGTGACCTGCGGGTGCGCAACTGTTCACCCGGTCACGCGGTCGAACTCGTATCGCTGTCACAGCAGTCGCACCGCCCCCACCGACCTCAGAGAGTCCGCGATGAGAACGATTTCCCCGAGCGCCGTGCTGCGCCGGGCCGCCGGTGGTCTCGCCGCCACCGGCCTGCTGGCCGCCGGTTCGCTGGCCCTCGGCAGCCCCGCGCAGGCCGCCGGTCCCGAGCTGGTGATCGGTGGCCCGGCGGCGACCGCCCTGTACCCCTTCCCGGCGAGCGGTGCACCGCGGAAGTCGACGGTCGCGATCACGGTCGACAACCCGTCGCGGGACGGTGAGCACGGCACCTTCGACGGCGACTTCACCGTGACCTTCGACCTGACCGGGATCGCGGGCGTCGCCGTCGCCTCCTTCGCCCGGACCGGCGGCACGGACTGCGAGGTCACCGGGCCCACCGCCGTCTGTCACGGCCACGGCCTCGGGCCCGGCCGGAACACGCTCACCGAGCTCGAACTCTCCGCCGCCGAGGGCAGTAGCACGGGCGACTCGGGCACGATCGGGGCCACCGGCACGGCGGACGGAGCGACGTTCGCCGCCTTCTCCACGAAGGTCGTCATCGGCGGCCCCGACCTGGTGATGGAGCGGCTCCCGCTGAAGCAGAAGCTGAATCCCGGCGACACCCAGCCGGTCCCCGTAACCTTCACCAACAGCGGCACACGCGCGGCCGACGGCGTCGTGCTCACCCTGATGTACTCGCGCGGCCTGGACTTCGTCGAGCGCTACGCGAACTGCGCGTACAGCGAGGGTGAAACGGGCAGCGGCTTCCCGGCCGGTACCATCGCCCGCTGCTCCGTCCCCGGCATGTACGAAGCGGGGGCGACCTACCGGCTCGCCGTACCGCTCTCCCTCAGGGCCACCGAGCACGCCCTCTACGACACGTTCGTCTACCGCATCGAAGAGGCGGACGGGGCGGACAGGGAGCAGGGGAACGTGCCGGGGCGCGGCGCGCGGCATGCGGCGGCGGGCGCCGGTGCGGGCGAGGGGCCCGTGCTCACCCTGAAGGAGTCCGCCGCCGTCCGCGGTGTGGACCTCGCCCCCGGCGACAACCAGCAGGAGGCGGACTTCGTCACCGCGAACTCCGCCGACTTCGTGGCCTACGGCGCCCGCGTGAAGGGCGCCGCGGGCGACACGGTCGCGGCCACCATCGGCTTCCGCAACAAGGGCCCGGCCTGGGTCGGGTACCTGCGCTCCGGTGAACCCGTCGCCACGGTCGACTTCACCGTCCCCGAGGGCGCCTCGGTCACCGGCAGCCCCGCCGCCTGCCGGGGCGTGACGGCCGACGGGCAGTACCGCGCGAACCCGAGCGGCGCGCCCCGCTACGTCTGTGACACGTCCATGGCCGTACGGGACGGCGCCGACTTCGCCCTGCGCTTCCAGTTGAAGATCGACAAGGTGGTGACTGGAGCCTCCGGCGCGGTCAGGGTGCGCACCCCGCACCTCGCCGCGCCCCGCGGGCTGCCCTTCGACCCGAAGCCGGGCAACAACACCGCGCAGCTCGTCCTGAACAGCGACAGCGACAGCGGCGACAACGGTGACACCGGCACAAGCGGTGGTGACGGCGGCTCCGGATCCACCACCACGGGCGGAGGCTCGGCGGGGTCCGCCACCACGGGCGGCTCGACCGGCGGTTCGACCACTTCAGGCACCGCGACGGGCGGCTCCACCGGCGGCGCCCTGGCCTCGACCGGCACCGTCGCACTGCCGGTGGCCGCAGGTGCGGTGGCCGCGATCGCGGCGGGCGGCGTGCTGTACGCGACGGCCCGACGCCGCCGGCACGGGAGCTGACAGCCGGACGCGGAGGCGGGCCGTGGTCTCGGCACCGAACTGGACGGCTGATCCCCGCGCGGATCGTTTAGACCGGATACGGTCGGCTCCGGGCGTCCCCGGAGCCGACCGTTCTTGGGGTGACCGGGCTGCTGTCCCCTGCTGACCGGTCACGCACGCTGGGGCGCGGTCCCACGGCGTACCTGCAGTACGCCACACGCTCCAGCGGAGCCACGCGTGGTTTCTTTCCAAAGCCGCCCCTGGCTGGCACGGACACCGGGACCAACGAAGCCGCGGCGGACCCGGTCACGCGCCGTACGGGTGAGAGTCGGCCCGAACTGGGATACGCCCTGGCCTCCCCGGTCCGCGGGTTGTCAGGCCCGGCCGCGGCAGAGCTCCAGCAGCGTCATGGCGAGGGAGGTGCCGGGCTTGCCGAGCGCGTCCCGGTACTGGCCGAGGATCTCCATCTCGCGGGAGAGATTGATCCGGCGGCCGCCGGAGGTGATCCGGGCCTCCTGGATGACCGTCGAGACGGCCATCCGCTCCTGGACGAGTCCGATGATCCGGGCGTCGAGGGCGTCGATGCGGGACCTCGCGCCGTCGATCAGCGCTGCGGCCTCATCGGTGTGCGCACCGGTCTTCTCGGCGGCGGTCTTCGCGGTACCGGTCTTCTCGGCGGTGCTCTTCGCGGGGGCGGTGCTGGTCATGGTGATGACTCCTCGTGGGGTGCGGCCCCCGATCCGACCGGTCCGGAACGCCAGAACGCCCCGGGCCTTTCGGCCCGGGGCGCCTGGAACGTTGCTTGTCAGTGGATCAAGCAGCACGACCATGGCAGCCGGCGGGCCGGATGCCATAGGTAAAGACGAAGGTCGTGTGCTGACGCATGTCCTCAGTATGGCCCCGGCCGCACGGGCGGGCCAACACGGGGCCCGGATGCTGAGACGCCGCCCTCCCCGCGGCGGGGTGCCTGCGCTTCCCGCACCCCCGTCCGAGCGTGACGACGGCCGCCCCCGCAACCCCGGTAGAATCGACAAAACCGACCCCCTTTTCACCGCCGGAAGGCCGCCTCGTGCCATCAGCACCCCCTGCCGCCCCCGAAATCGCCACCGATGTGGTCCTCGTAGTCGACTTCGGGGCGCAGTACGCCCAGCTCATCGCCCGACGCGTCCGTGAGGCCCGGGTCTACAGCGAGATCGTCCCGTCGACGATGCCGGTGGCCGAGATGCTGGCCAAGAACCCCCGGGCGATCATCCTGTCCGGCGGCCCCTCCTCGGTGTACGCGGAGGGCGCGCCCTCCCTCGACCGTGCGCTGTTCGAGGCCGGGGTTCCCGTCTTCGGCATGTGCTACGGCTTCCAGCTGATGGCCACCACGCTCGGCGGCACCGTCGACGACAACGGTGCCCGTGAGTACGGCCGTACCCCGCTGACCGTCTCCAAGACCGGCTCCACGCTCTTCGAGGGCACGCCCGCCGAGCAGTCGGTGTGGATGTCGCACGGCGACGCCTGCTCCGCCGCCCCCGAGGGCTTCACCGTCACCGCGTCCACGGACGTCGTGCCGGTCGCCGCCTTCGAGAACGACGAGAAGAAGCTCTACGGCGTCCAGTACCACCCCGAGGTCCTGCACTCCACGCACGGCCAGCAGGTCCTGGAGCACTTCCTCTACCGCGGCGCCGGCATCGAGCCGTCCTGGACCACGACCAATGTGGTCGAGGAGCAGATCGCGCTGATCCGCGAGCAGGTCGGCACCAAGCGCGCCATCTGCGGCCTGTCCGGCGGCGTGGACTCCGCGGTCGCCGCGGCCCTCGTGCAGAAGGCCATCGGCTCCCAGCTGACCTGCGTGTACGTCGACCACGGTCTGATGCGCAAGGGTGAGACCGAGCAGGTCGAGAAGGACTTCGTGGCCGCCACCGGCGTCCAGCTGAAGGTCGTCGACGCCGAGGAGCGGTTCCTGACCGCGCTGGCCGGGGTCTCCGACCCCGAGCAGAAGCGGAAGATCATCGGCCGGGAGTTCATCCGCGTCTTCGAGCAGGCCCAGGCCGAGCTCGTCGCCGAGGCGGGCGCGGCCGGCGAGGACGTCGCGTTCCTCGTCCAGGGCACGCTCTACCCGGACGTCGTGGAGTCCGGCGGCGGCACCGGCACCGCCAACATCAAGTCCCACCACAACGTGGGCGGTCTCCCCGACGACATCGAGTTCCAGCTCGTCGAGCCGCTGCGCCAGTTGTTCAAGGACGAGGTTCGGATGGTCGGCCAGGAGCTCGGCCTGCCGGACGAGATCGTCCAGCGCCAGCCGTTCCCCGGTCCCGGTCTCGGCATCCGGATCGTCGGCGAGGTCACCAAGGAGCGGCTCGACCTGCTGCGCGAGGCCGACGCCATCGCCCGCGAGGAGCTGACCGCGGCCGGTCTGGACCGCGACATCTGGCAGTGCCCGGTGGTCCTGCTCGCCGATGTCCGCTCGGTCGGTGTCCAGGGTGACGGCCGCACCTACGGCCACCCGATCGTCCTGCGCCCGGTCTCCTCCGAGGACGCCATGACGGCCGACTGGTCGCGCCTGCCGTACGAGACCCTCGCCAGGATCTCGACCCGCATCACCAACGAGGTCGCCGACGTCAACCGCGTCGTCCTCGACGTGACGAGCAAGCCGCCGGGCACGATCGAGTGGGAGTAACCCTCCCCGGACCTTCCCGCAGGGTCGGTGTGATGCCGCCGCTCATTCGTCCGAGCGGCGGCATTGCCGTATGTGCCGGCTCGAACCCCCTGGCAACCTGCGGCAACCGGCGGTAACTTCCGTTCCCGTACGCCCTGGGAGCCCCGAGGAGTCACCATGCCCGAGCCCGCGCCCATGCCCGTGGACCAGCTCCACTTCGCGATGCCGCCCGTCCACGAGTCGGTGGAGGACGAGCGCGCGCACCGCAAGGAGCGGCTGGCCGGGGCGCTCCGGCTGTTCGGGGAGTACGGGTACGAGGACGGGGTCTCCGGGCACATCACCGCGCGGGATCCGGAGTTCACCAACTGCTTCTGGGTCAACCCTTTCGGGGCCCCCTTCGACGGGCTCGCGCCCGACGAGCTGATCATGGTCAACGGGGAGGGGCAGGTCGTCGAAGGGCGGCATCACGTCAATCAGGCGGCGTTCGCCGTCCATGCGCAGGTGCACCGGGCCCGCCCGGACGTCGTCGCCGTCGCGCACACCCACTCCGTGCACGGGCGGGCCCTGTCCGCACTCGGCGAGCTCATCGAACCGATCACCCAGGAATCCTGTGCCTTTTACGAGGACCACGTCCTGTACGACGCGTACACCGGGGTCGTCGTGGACGAGGAGGAGGGGCGCCGGATCGCCGCCGCGCTCGGCGGGCGCAAGGCGATCGTGCTGCGCAACCACGGGCTGCTGACCGTCGGGGACTCGGTGGACGCGGCCGCCTGGTGGTTCATCGCGCTGGAGCGCTCCTGCCAGGTGCAGCTGGCCGCGCGGGCGGCCGGAAAGCCGGTGCTGATCGAGCACCGGGACGCGGTCGCCACCCGTGAGCAGCTCGGCAGCGACCTGGTGGCCTGGATCAACTACCAGCCGCTGTGGCGCCGGATCGCTCGCACATTCTGACGATACGCGCCGACGGGCCGCCCCGATGCGGGCCCGGGGCCCTGCGTACGGCACAATTCGCAGCAATCGCAGCCGAGTTGGCTGGACCTGGGCTGGAAAGGGCGGCGTTCTCCGTGGCGTTGGACGAGGCGAGGACGGGCAGCACGCACAGTGGTGGCTGCACGTGCGGCGACTGCCCGCACGGCGCGCGCGAGGGCCACCGGCGTGCGGTGGCCGCCTTCCTGGCCAAGCGGGACGAACTCGCCGCAGGTCAGGGGCTGCCTCCCGGGGTCGCCCAGTCCGCGTCCGCGACCCGCCAGTGGGTCTCGGACGAGCTGACCCAGTCCGCCAGGACCGTCGCCGAACGGGGCCGGGAGGCGGGCGACGCCTGGCTGTACCGGGTGTGGCGGCGCACCCTGATCGCGGTGTGGGGAAGCGTCGCCGTGCTGGCCGTCGCCGAGTCCGCCACCGCCATCGGCGCGGGCTGGACCAACGCCCGTACGGCCGGGCTGGTCGCCGGACTCGTCACCGCGGGCCTGCTCACCGGCGCCGCCCATTTCCACCGGGCCCGCGGCGGCGTGCTCGCCCCGGTGATCGGTGAGGACAACCGGCTCTCCACCTCCCGGGCGGTCGCCGCGTCCTGGGTGCTGCTCGCGGTCTTCTCCGTACTCGTGCTGGCGCTCCAGCTGGCCGGTGCCTCCGGGCACGCCGAGCGGGACGCACTGATCGAGGGGCTGGATCTGGCCAGGGGCGCCGGGGTGGTGACCGTGCTCGCGCTGGTGTGCGCCATTGCCGTGGTCGTACGCCGGGTGGTGACCGTACGGACTCTGTCCGGGCGGCTGCAGAAGCTGCGGGCCGACCGGCCGCGCGCCGCCGATCTGCTCACCGACGACTCGGGGCGGGGCGGCTTCACGGATGTGCAGTACGTGCTGGTGAGCACCGTCGCCGTGCTGTTCGCCGCGGTCCGTCTCGCCCGCAGGCCCGAGCAGCTGCCCGATCTGCCCTGGGGGCTGGCGCTGCTGGTCACCGTCTCGGCGCTCGCGTATTTCGCCGGGAAGTACGCGGAGGGCGGGCGCCCGGTGGTGCTCTCGGTGGTCCGGGCCCGGGAGGCCGGTGATCTGGACGCGCCGATCCGTACCGGTGACGACATCGAGATCCGCGGTGCGGGCTTCGTGCCGCCCGGTGCCGGGGCGCCGGACCGGCTGGCCCGCATGGTCGTGCGGATCGGCCGCGTCCATGTGCATGTGCCGCTGATCCCGGTCGCCGGGGGCTTTGCCAACCCGACCGACAGCGTGGTCACGGTGCCGGTACCGGTGGAGGTGGAACCGGGGCTGGTGGAGGTGCAGGTCGTGACCGCCGCCGGAGTGGAGACGAACCGGATCGAGATCGATGTGACGGACTGACCGCCGTGGCCGCCTCCCGCAGGGGTGGCGGATACCGGCCGAACGGATGCCCCACCGGGTGAGCCGCGCGTTCACCACGTACGTATGGTCTGTTGACGGGTCTACGGAAAGCGGGGCAGCCACATGCAGGACATTCAGAGTTACGGCACGAGCGTGCGCGGTCTGGGCGAGACGAGAGGGCTCAAGGAGCTGGCGCGGGAGCACGCCCTGCTCCCCCTGCGGATCTTTCTCGGTGTCACCTTCATCTACGCCGGGCTCGACAAGCTGACGGACAGCTCCTTCTTCCGCGCGAGCGGTGCGGGCTCCATCGGCGAGACGATGCACGCGGTCCGCGACTCGTCCGCGATCCCGGCCCTCGTCGATCTCGCGCTGAAGGGCCCCGGCGCCTTCGGGTACGCCATCGCCATCGGAGAACTCGCCGTCGGCATCGGCACCCTCATCGGGCTGTGGGCGCGGCTCGCCGCGCTCGGCGGGGCGCTGATCTCGCTGAGCCTGTGGCTGACCGTGAGCTGGCAGGTCACCCCGTACTACTTCGGCAACGACCTCGTCTACCTCATGGCCTGGCTGCCGCTGCTGCTCGGCGGCGCCGCGACGTTCTCCCTGGACGCCCTTCTCGCGTCCCGGCGGCGACGGATCAGGTAGTTCACCCAGGTCACGGTGGCGGCCAGCCAGAGGCCGCCGAAGAACAGCGGGAAGAAGAAGACCCACGGGGCGTCCCACATCCCCGCCGCGTCCGCCGCGTATCCCGCTGCCAGGGCGAGCATGACCACGCCCGCCACCGCCCGTCCCGGACGGATCTCATGACGCAGCACGGGTGACCTCCACCTGTCCGATGCCGACTTCGAGAGTGAGCTCGACCGTGCCGGCCGGGCTGCTGCCCGGGGGCGGCGGGAGCGTCCTGCGCTCGTGCTGCGACGGGTTGACGTCCACATCTCCCGCCCGGCCGGCCGGTGCCTCGCTCGGCAGGGTGACCGGCAGTGTGATGTCGCCGAGGCCCGCCCGGGCGTCCACCTTCACCGTCACCGCCTTCGGTACGACGACTACCGCGCGGCCCGCCCCGACGTTCACCCCCGTACGGACGGTGGCGCCCCGGGGGACCGTGATCCCGGTGAGGTCCAGCCGTGCCACCCCGGTGCCCAGCTCGTAGTGCGGCCGGACCGCCGCCACCGAGGCCGGCCGCCAGCCCTCGCGCACCCACTGGGTGGTGATGTCCTTGGGCAGCGCGGACGCGCCCGCCAGCAGGGCCGCCGTGATCATCGCCAGCATGACCGTGCCGAACCCGGTCCGTCCGAGGAACGCGCTGACCAGCATCCCGAGCCCGAGGACCGCGAGCGCACCGGCCAGCCCGATCTGCAGACTCGTGCCGAATGGCCGGGAGTCCCAGCTCAGCCCCGTGCCCAGACCGCCCGCGATCAGCGCGAACAGGAACACGAGACCGCCGATCGAGGCCGGGCCCCGGGTGTCGGCCTCCTGCCGGGGCACGCGGAACGGGTTCTCCGGCGTCTTCCCCCGGGGCCGCGGCGTCCGGTCGTCCGGCATCGCATCGGCCGGACCCCACAGATAGCCGGCCCCCACCGGCCCGGTCGTGCCGTCCTTGACGATCGGGTCCCGCCACCACGACGGGCTGCCCGGCGACGGCGGAGCCTTCACCTCGGGCGGCGCGTCCGCCACCGCCTGAGCCGTCGCCGGATGCAGCGGGTCCTCGGGCGCCACCGTCCTGCGGTGCTGCGTCCAGACGGCGAAACCGACGACCGCGAGCGACAGCATCGCGGAGAAGGCGAGGGTGCCGCCGTTGCCCAGCATGGAGAGAAAGAGACCGCAGCCGATCAGCGCGAGCAGCACCGCGATCAGCGAGGCACCCTCGACCCGGCCGGACAGCAGCCTGCGCGCCTCGTTCTCGTCCTCCCCGTCCAGGGGGATCAGCAGCCAGGCGAAGCCGTAGAAGATCAGCCCGATGCCGCCGGTGACGGACAGCACACCGAGCACGAT
This sequence is a window from Streptomyces sp. NBC_01217. Protein-coding genes within it:
- a CDS encoding GMC family oxidoreductase, which translates into the protein MSQDSPAQNQAEPAGETDDDAAYDYDVLVVGSGFGGAVSALRLTEKGYRVGVLEAGRRFTPATLPKNSWDIRNYLWAPALGLYGIQRVHLLGNVMVLAGAGVGGGSLNYANTLYVPPAPFFEDRQWASITDWQDELKPYYDQAERMLGVRLNPTMTPSDVHLKAAAQAMGVGDSFHLAPVGVFFGDGKDADGTAKAEPGSTVPDPYFGGVGPARRACTECGECMTGCRHGAKNTLNENYLHLAEKAGAVIHPMTSVVAITDDPEGGYHVSTVPTDRRKKAGPRLLRARKVVVAAGTYGTQTLLHTMKDQGLLPRLSDRLGELTRTNSEALVGSQTTDRRYRKKHGTPKADFTQGVAITSSIHPDDNTHIEPVRYGKGSNAMGFLTIVQVPYGGRRVLGWLGNMVKHPTLAVRALSNRRWSERTIIGLVMQSLDNSLTTYRKPGGLGKGLLTARQGHGAPNPTQIEEATRGASLIADEINGFPGSNIGELMGTPLTAHFLGGCPIGASAEEGVIDPYHRLYGHPGISVVDGAAVSANLGVNPSLTITAQAERAMSFWPNKGEADPRPAQGEAYERLAAVEPQAPAVPKEAFGALKLPFLGLPAVPPKCADK
- a CDS encoding LAETG motif-containing sortase-dependent surface protein, with translation MKLRRAMALAAATAVIVPVAVLTAPAAFAGTPTPGTGSSASPTSTGTASTDAEPTAEAEPTCSATTGAATTGTAPEPDTAVAPAASTSVTPSDSVGPPSSPPVPEEQTDCEKSDLEISVNGLPGNIARGSGWHTFKMNVYNSSKTTVKSIDYFAGASSAYAGEDYLFKSNQVGLQFLDPDTRTWQKLDEDGRTIGYVGRSDEIPAGHEVDIPMRLRVEATAPLGAAFTLGVGFYVGDKDCAGVSDVAYKFKIVKSGDSGSKPQTGGSVPVPSTRPADNPTGRVSGALAETGSSSAVPVFATAGGAAVVLGAGAMFIVRRRRNGDTDA
- a CDS encoding DoxX family protein; the encoded protein is MQDIQSYGTSVRGLGETRGLKELAREHALLPLRIFLGVTFIYAGLDKLTDSSFFRASGAGSIGETMHAVRDSSAIPALVDLALKGPGAFGYAIAIGELAVGIGTLIGLWARLAALGGALISLSLWLTVSWQVTPYYFGNDLVYLMAWLPLLLGGAATFSLDALLASRRRRIR
- a CDS encoding PspC domain-containing protein yields the protein MTVPQDASPGVAPPPGPGPQLRRSSRQKVVAGVCGGLGRYCDVDPVIFRIVLGVLSVTGGIGLIFYGFAWLLIPLDGEDENEARRLLSGRVEGASLIAVLLALIGCGLFLSMLGNGGTLAFSAMLSLAVVGFAVWTQHRRTVAPEDPLHPATAQAVADAPPEVKAPPSPGSPSWWRDPIVKDGTTGPVGAGYLWGPADAMPDDRTPRPRGKTPENPFRVPRQEADTRGPASIGGLVFLFALIAGGLGTGLSWDSRPFGTSLQIGLAGALAVLGLGMLVSAFLGRTGFGTVMLAMITAALLAGASALPKDITTQWVREGWRPASVAAVRPHYELGTGVARLDLTGITVPRGATVRTGVNVGAGRAVVVVPKAVTVKVDARAGLGDITLPVTLPSEAPAGRAGDVDVNPSQHERRTLPPPPGSSPAGTVELTLEVGIGQVEVTRAAS
- a CDS encoding chorismate mutase; the protein is MTSTAPAKSTAEKTGTAKTAAEKTGAHTDEAAALIDGARSRIDALDARIIGLVQERMAVSTVIQEARITSGGRRINLSREMEILGQYRDALGKPGTSLAMTLLELCRGRA
- a CDS encoding class II aldolase/adducin family protein, whose protein sequence is MPEPAPMPVDQLHFAMPPVHESVEDERAHRKERLAGALRLFGEYGYEDGVSGHITARDPEFTNCFWVNPFGAPFDGLAPDELIMVNGEGQVVEGRHHVNQAAFAVHAQVHRARPDVVAVAHTHSVHGRALSALGELIEPITQESCAFYEDHVLYDAYTGVVVDEEEGRRIAAALGGRKAIVLRNHGLLTVGDSVDAAAWWFIALERSCQVQLAARAAGKPVLIEHRDAVATREQLGSDLVAWINYQPLWRRIARTF
- the guaA gene encoding glutamine-hydrolyzing GMP synthase — translated: MPSAPPAAPEIATDVVLVVDFGAQYAQLIARRVREARVYSEIVPSTMPVAEMLAKNPRAIILSGGPSSVYAEGAPSLDRALFEAGVPVFGMCYGFQLMATTLGGTVDDNGAREYGRTPLTVSKTGSTLFEGTPAEQSVWMSHGDACSAAPEGFTVTASTDVVPVAAFENDEKKLYGVQYHPEVLHSTHGQQVLEHFLYRGAGIEPSWTTTNVVEEQIALIREQVGTKRAICGLSGGVDSAVAAALVQKAIGSQLTCVYVDHGLMRKGETEQVEKDFVAATGVQLKVVDAEERFLTALAGVSDPEQKRKIIGREFIRVFEQAQAELVAEAGAAGEDVAFLVQGTLYPDVVESGGGTGTANIKSHHNVGGLPDDIEFQLVEPLRQLFKDEVRMVGQELGLPDEIVQRQPFPGPGLGIRIVGEVTKERLDLLREADAIAREELTAAGLDRDIWQCPVVLLADVRSVGVQGDGRTYGHPIVLRPVSSEDAMTADWSRLPYETLARISTRITNEVADVNRVVLDVTSKPPGTIEWE
- a CDS encoding peptidase, with protein sequence MRTISPSAVLRRAAGGLAATGLLAAGSLALGSPAQAAGPELVIGGPAATALYPFPASGAPRKSTVAITVDNPSRDGEHGTFDGDFTVTFDLTGIAGVAVASFARTGGTDCEVTGPTAVCHGHGLGPGRNTLTELELSAAEGSSTGDSGTIGATGTADGATFAAFSTKVVIGGPDLVMERLPLKQKLNPGDTQPVPVTFTNSGTRAADGVVLTLMYSRGLDFVERYANCAYSEGETGSGFPAGTIARCSVPGMYEAGATYRLAVPLSLRATEHALYDTFVYRIEEADGADREQGNVPGRGARHAAAGAGAGEGPVLTLKESAAVRGVDLAPGDNQQEADFVTANSADFVAYGARVKGAAGDTVAATIGFRNKGPAWVGYLRSGEPVATVDFTVPEGASVTGSPAACRGVTADGQYRANPSGAPRYVCDTSMAVRDGADFALRFQLKIDKVVTGASGAVRVRTPHLAAPRGLPFDPKPGNNTAQLVLNSDSDSGDNGDTGTSGGDGGSGSTTTGGGSAGSATTGGSTGGSTTSGTATGGSTGGALASTGTVALPVAAGAVAAIAAGGVLYATARRRRHGS